The genomic stretch ATCGAATCTGATAGAATCGCGCCATGGCCTATCAAGTACTCGCGCGCAAATGGCGCCCTAAAACATTCGCCCAACTCGTTGGGCAAGAGCATGTGATTAAAGCACTGGCAAACGCGTTTGCCAGCGAGCGACTACACCATGCGTATTTGTTAACCGGCACCCGCGGTGTGGGCAAAACCACGATCGCGCGGATTATGGCCAAGGCGCTCAATTGCGAAACGGGCATTACGTCCGAGCCATGCGGCGTGTGTTCAGCGTGTACGCAAATCGACGCTGGTCGCTTTGTAGACTTGCTCGAAATCGACGCGGCATCAAACACCGGCATCGACAATATTCGCGAAGTCTTGGACAACGCACAATACTCGCCGACCGCGGGGCGCTTCAAAGTGTACATCATCGACGAGGTCCACATGCTGTCCAAATCAGCATTCAACGCGATGCTGAAAACCTTGGAAGAGCCGCCTAGTCACGTGAAATTTATTCTGGCGACGACCGATCCGCAAAAAGTGCCGATTACGGTGCTGAGCCGTTGCCTGCAGTTTTCCTTGCGCCAGATGACACCGCAGCAAGTCTCTGGCCACCTGAATAAAGTCCTCGAAGCCGAGCAAGTGAAATTTGAGCCGCTGGCGCTCAATCTGCTCGGCCACGCGGCCAATGGCTCGATGCGCGATGCGCTCTCCCTGCTCGATCAAGCGATTGCGCACGGTGCAGGTCAGGTTGAAGAAGCGGGCGTGCGCGCGATGCTCGGCGCGGTGGATCAAAGCTATTTATTCGACTTACTCGACGCGCTTGCTGCGCACGATGGCCCGCGTTTGCTGCAAACGGCGGATGCGATTGCGTCTCGGGGTTTGTCGTACGAGGCCGCTTTGCACGAGCTGGCGAATGTTTTGCATCAAGTCGCGCTAACGCAAGCGGTACCGAATGCTTTGGCCGATGATTTGCCGCAGCGTGGGCAAATCTTGGCCGCAGCGCAGGCTTTAAGCCCAGAAGACACGCAGCTGTATTACCAAATTGCGCTGCACGGCCGCCGCGATTTGCCGCTTGCGCCGGATGAATACGCTGGCTTTACGATGACACTGCTGCGGATGCTGGCCTTTGCTCCGGCGAAGCCGGAGCAAGTCAATCAAATGGTCTCTCCAGCGAAGCCGGAGCAAGTCAGTGGAAATATCTCTCAGGCCAAGCCAGAGCAAATATGCGGAAATATCTCGCCAGCGCAGCCAACAGCGAGTGCCGCACCAAGCCCAGCGGCGCCAACGAATAGCGCCAGCGCATCTGTTCAATCTGGAGCTACGCCACAGGGAAAGCCTGAACAGGCTGCGCAGACGATAGCTGCTCGCGAGCCTGTGCCAGCGGCTGCGCCCAAAGCAGAACCCGCACCAAGTTACGCGGATTTAGAGCCGCCACCATGGCACAGCGAGGCGGCGGAGGCGATTTATCAGGCGAGCGAGCCTGCGCCTCAGTATGTTGCAGAGCCAGCACAAGCAGTACCAGTGCTTGAATCAGCGCCCAGCGCATTACCAGTCCGTGAAAATAAACCCGCCGAGCCATTTAATGGCGATTGGCGTGGTTTAGTGGTTCAACTCAAACTCGGCGCCGCAGGTATGCTGGCGCAGAACGCGCAGCTTATGGGCTACAGCGATATACATATTGATTTACAGGTGGCAGAAGAACATCGCGCGGTCGCAACGCGCGATTATCAAGACAAATTACGCAGCGCACTGTCTGAGCATTTTGGCCGCGAGATCACCGTCAACGTCAATATTGGCGAGATTGCTGGAGAAACACCTGCCATTATGTTGGTGCGCGAAAATGCCGCGCGGCAGGAAACCGCCGTCGCGGCGATTCAAAATGATCCATTTATTCAAACCTTGGTGCGCGATATGGGCGGCACGATCGACGCAGCGTCGATCAAACCGCTGTAATTGCACCATTCTTTAGTTAGCAAAAAAGGAAGCATTATGTTCAATAAAGGCGGTTTGGGCGGCTTGATGAAGCAAGCTCAGCAAATGCAAGAAAACATGAAAAAAGCCCAAGACGAATTGGCCAATGTTGAAGTGGAAGGCCAATCGGGCGCTGGTCTGGTGAAAATCACGCTGACCTGCGCCAACGTGGTAAAACGCGTGGCAATCGATGACAGCTTGCTGTCTGATGACAAAGACATACTGGAAGACTTGATCGCTGCAGCCTTTAACGATGCGCTGCGCAAAGCGGAAAGCACTAGCCAGGAAAAAATGGGTGCGTTGACTGCGGGTCTGCCGTTGCCACCGGGCATGAAGTTCCCATTCTAATTCGCTTTATCCAATCTGGCGGCTACGCCTGCACAGCTTGCGACCGTCCGCTGCTCGCAATCCTCATGTACGTTCAGTACATTGCGGTTGCTGTGCTGCGTGGCGGTCACAATCTGTTTTGGCTCGCCAGCCAGCTTAGACAAAGCCTGCATACCAAGCACGGTATCGCTACACACCTAGCACCCATCAATCCTTTCAAGGCAATACCCGATGAGCACGCCGCGTTCGCTAAACAATTTAATTGAAGCCTTGCGCGTTTTGCCTGGCGTCGGCCCCAAATCAGCGACGCGAATGGCATTTCATCTGGTGCAACGTGATCAAGACGGCGCGGCGCGTTTGGCGCAATCCTTAATGGAGGCGCTCGGCACGCTCAAGCATTGCCGCCACTGCAACACCTTCACCGAAGCCGACGTTTGCGACATTTGCAGCGACGAGCAACGCAATCACGCGCAATTGTGCGTGGTTGAAATGCCCACCGATCTGATGTCGATCGAACACACACGCAGTTATGAAGGGCTGTATTTTGTGCTGATGGGCCGCCTCTCGCCGCTGGATGGCATAGGCCCCAAAGACATCGCGCTCGCGCAACTGCTAAAACGCGCTAGCGACGGCGTCGTCGAAGAAGTCGTACTGGCAACCAATTTCACCACCGAGGGTGAAGCAACCGCGCATTATTTGGCCGAAATGCTACGCGCGCGCGGGCTTAAAGTTAGCCGTATCGCGCGCGGCCTGCCCGTGGGTGGCGAACTAGAACACGTTGACCCCGGCACACTGGCGCAAGCCTTGATCGAGCGGCGCGGCCTGTAAATTTTTTACTACTTCAGCAAGATTTGCAAAGCAAGCCGCGCAGCGCTCGCTACAATCAATAGCGTCTCACCCCAATTCAGAAGGACGCATGATGAACACGTGGTTTGTGAGTTTTGGCCTGCCGTTTCTGATCCTTGGCGCGCTCGTCGGTGGCGGTCTGTACGCGCTGTGCGCGTCAACGATGTACACCTATCTAAAAGAAAACTATAGCGATGCTCTGCCGCCGCGCATCGACGTGTTTATGAACGATTACGAAGCGGTCGGCGGTTTTATGGCGGGCGTGTGGTATGCGCAGCGCACGGGTGGCTGGCGCCGGATCGAAAGCCGCAGTTGGCGTTATTTCTTTGTCGCCACGCAGAGTTTGGGTTTATTTGCGATGAGCTGCTGCGCGATTTTTTGCGCCGCCTTTTTATTCGCCCCACGCTAAGGTCAACGCTGAGCCAACTTGGCAGCACAATGAAAAAAGCCCCGAAAATGCAGTTTTCACTGTACTTTCGGGGCTTTTCTTTTCAACCAACTATTTCTAGTTGGTGCGAGCGGAGAGACTCGAACTCTCACACCTCACGGCGCTGGAACCTAAATCCAGTGCGTCTACCAATTCCGCCACGCTCGCATCATTTCGGCGATCAATTTCTTTTTCGCTGAAAATCTTGTAGGTGCGCATTATGCTTGGATGCGCCCTAAAAGACAAGCGGTATTTGCAAAAATATTCGCGCAATTTGCATAGATACTTCATTGTGAAGGCAATAATGCGCACAAGCGTGGCACGTCAGGGCTCACGCCGCTATACTTCTAGCCTGCCCTACTTACTGCAAGGAATTAGCGATGAAAAAAATCGAAGCCATTATCAAACCGTTTAAATTGGACGAAGTGCGCGAGGCTTTGTCAGAGTTGGGCATTTCTGGTTTGACCGTGACCGAGGTAAAAGGCTTTGGCCGCCAAAAAGGTCATACCGAGTTGTATCGTGGTGCTGAATACGTGGTAGATTTTTTGCCAAAGGTAAAAATTGAAGTCGTACTATCGGACGATCAAGTCGATACCGCGATTGAAGGCATTATCAAAGCGGCGCACACCGGCAAAATTGGCGACGGTAAGATTTTTGTGAGCCCCGTTGAGCACGTGGTGCGTATCCGTACCGGTGAAACCAACGATCAAGCGGTTTAACATCGAATTTAGGGTATTTGCTTTAAGGGCTTATATTGCCTAATCCAGTAGCAAATACCCTACTCAAGCGATTGATTCCCCCAGCGCGCTAAAATCCGTTTTAATCCTTCTTGCGTGACCGGCTTACTTAGATAATCGTTCATCCCTGCCTCATAACACTGCAATTCATCTTCCTTAAACGCATTCGCCGTTAGCGCAATAATCGGCAACTGCGCTGCACTCAGTTTGGTTCGAATCAAACGGGTGGCAATGAACCCATCCATGATGGGCATTTGGCAATCCATCAACACCAACGCGTAATTAGATTCACTGATTTTTTGCACCGCTTGCAAACCATCACTGGCCACGTCAACTTTGCAGCCTTGTTTTTGCAATAGTAATTGGGTCACTTTCAAATTCACCAGATTGTCATCGACCAACAACACACTCAGCATGCTATTTTGCGCTTCGCGAACCTGATGCACCGTTAGCAAACCTGCTGGCGACGTTGCTGCCACCACGGCAGACAGGCATTGCGCAATGCCACCTACCTGCGCCGGCAAACCAATATACGCGCTGTAACCGGCTTCGCTAGCTTGCCGTGCACCACCCACTCCAGCGGCAGAAACCAAGACCGCGCGGCTAAGCGCAGGAAACTGCTGTCGAGTTTGGGCCAATGCTTGTGCGGGGTCGGTATGTGGGCCAAGCTCAAACACCACAACATCAGTATCGGTGGCCAGTTGTGGCTGATCGAGCGGACAAGTAGCCAAATGGCACTCTAATTGTCGTAATTGCGACAATAAAACGAGATTAGGTTCTGGCTGATCGTGCAGCAACACAATCTGCTTGCCCGCTAAATCGGCAAATGTGAGTGAAGCCGGTTCAGGCGCTTGTGCAAGCGATAGCTGCACGGTAAAACAACTGCCCTCGCCCAAGGTACTTTGCACAGCAATGCTGCCCCCCATTGCCGCCACCAAGCGTTTGCTAATCGACAAACCCAAACCAGTGCCACCAAATTTGCGCGTGGTGCTGGCATCTGCCTGTGAAAAGGGCTGAAACAATCGGGCCATGCCCGCCTCATCCATGCCAACCCCGCTATCGCGCACTCGAATCGTATACAAGCAGGTATGTTCATCTTGATCCACTACTTCAACGCTCAGCGCAACATACCCTTTCGAGGTAAATTTAATCGCATTATTCAGCAAATTAAGTAGCACCTGCCGCAAGCGACTGGGGTCCCCCATCACCCGCCAATTGCGCCCCGGTGGTAATTCCACACGCAGCGCCAAGCCTTTTTCTTTAACCTTACCCGAGACAATTTCTTGCGAATTTTTAATCACGCCTTCCAAATCAAAGGCAATGCATTCCAAATCTAAATGCCCCGATTCGATTTTCGAAAAATCCAAAATATCATTGATCAGCGCCAATAAGGCTTCACCCGCCATTTGAATGTGCGCCACATAATCACGCTGCTGCTCATTTAAACCTGCATCGGCCAGTAATTCGGCAAAACCAAGCACGGCATTCATCGGCGTGCGAATTTCGTGGCTCATATTCGCGAGGAATGAGCTCTTGGCCTGATTAGCCTGCTCTGCCTGCAATTGCGCCATTTTTAATTCGGTGACGTCCAAGCAAAGCCCAATCACAAACTCACCTTCAAGGCGACCCGCATTGAGCAAAAAAGCTTTTTGCCCTTGCCGCTCAATGGCAAAAACATGGCTATAGCTGGGGTGCTCAGCACTAAGGGCGAAGAGTTGCTGATGCTCGACTTCTCGATCTTTCAAACTGAGCAAATGCCGTTGCACCTGTTCGGGGTCGGTAAATTGGTCAGTTGCTACACCATACAAAGCATACAGCGCCTCACTCCATTGCAAACACTGGCTAGGCAAATGATATGACCAGGTTCCCATTTTCAGCGCGCTGGCCGCCAATTGCAGTTGTGCCAATTGCTCGGACAACACCCGTTCTTGAATGGAGAGCTGTATGCGTTGCTCATCATCCTGCTGGAACATAATATTGAGCGCCTCTCCCAAATGCGCCAATTCATTGGCACGCATCGGAGGCACCATCGCATCGCTGCCGGCCGAGCGCTTTGCCACCGTGGCTAACAGGCCATCCAGTGGACGTAAAACATGCCCTTTAATTAACCACAGCAAACCACCCCCCATAAAAATCAGCAACAGCGTAAAAATACCGCCCAAAAGCAATATGGTTCGATCTACCGCGCGCTGAATTTCATCAGTGCTAATCAATAAAATTAAGGTGCCAGATTGAACGTTTTCTCTGCCAACTTGAAAATGATTCAGCAATAAGGGCTCGCCGTATTCCAACAAATTGTCACCATGTTCTGAATCAAAATCAACATAGGGCAGTGTTTGAGTCATAACGTGTTCAATGTCTTGTTTTAACTCTACATCCGCAAGATTTGCTACGCTTTGGCCGCGCAAAGCCAGCTCATTGGCCACAATGATCCTCGGCGGCGAACCTGCGATGATTAAGGCAGATTGAATTTTGGGGTCGGCCGCCATGGCAGAAATATAGCGCTGAATACTAGCCAAATTACTCGCAGATTCGGCGGCATATTGCGTGGTTTGTGCCATCGCACGCGCGCGCTCGAGTACTTGCTGCTGCAGTTGATCGCGCACCACTTGCGTCAAAACCAGCACACCAACGCCACCCAACAATAGCCACAGCGCACATAAGGGGACGAATAACTGCCATTGCAATTGTGGTTTTTTGAATAGGGAAAGTAATTGGCGTGGCATTGCTATTGGTAAAACGCCAGCGTTTGATCAGTTAGAAATGCATCCGCTTGCAGCGGTTTTTTTAGCACACCCGCCGCTTGCAAAGCAGCCCCGGTTTCTTGCAAAGATTGCCGCGCCAAACCATTAGCTTGCAAATATTTCACTTGATCGGTCTGATCAATTAATTGCAAACCATCCAGCCCCGCCAGATAGGATTCGGCGTTGCCACCAGAGCGCGCGCCCATGAGATGCGCATCAGCTTGGCGGTTCACTTTAAAATCGTCCATCGCGGCAAAAAAACTATGCACCAAGGCTTTGATATCTTGCGGCCGATTTTCTAGCACCTGCGCATCGACCGAGATCACATCAATCACTTTGCCTGCAATTTTGGACGTATCAAACACCGCCTGATAGCGCTGATCGGCCAGCAATTTGATTGAATACGGCGGATAGGTTTGGACTGCATCTAGGCGACCCGCCTCTAGCTCCTGCATTAAATCATCCTGCGCCAAAGTCACTACCTGCACATCTTTCAGCGAGAGCTTGGCGCTTTGCAGCGCATAATGCGCGTTGAGCACATCAACGGTAATGCCCTCCATCCCTACCCGCTTGCCCGCGAGCGCCTGCACTGATGCCAACGGTTTACGCGCAATCATCACATCGGCCCCCGCCGACGTATCCACCACGGCTACAACTTTGATCTTTTTACCGGAGTTTTCAGCGGCGACAGCCACTTCAACCAGCGTGGTAGCCATTACATCAATTTGGCCGCGCTCAAAGGCGCGCCGAACATCGCCCAGTGAATTGAGTTCGATCAATTTCACGTCAAGCCCTGCTTTTTCGTAAAAGCCCTTCATCTTGGCTAAATACAAAAATTCATAGCCGGGCCAAGGATTAAACCCAACACGCAGCGGCTCTTTGGGCTTACTCGCAGAGCAGGCGGTTAAAATCAGTACACTACACAAAATGCATATGGCTCTGATTGCCAACATTTTCTATATCCCGCCTGATCAGCATCGACATAGCTCTTTATAGAAGAGAAAGCCAGCAAACCCCAATTAGCTTGGGTTTCGAACCAATTTATTGCGAGTTGATATTCAAACCTGCGCGATAGGCTTGCGGCCAATCAATAGCCTGATCGAGCGCATCGGCTAGGCGATCGATCTCGCGCTCCAGCAAGTCGCTGGCATCGGCCAATTCGCGGACATCTGCACCACAGCCCGCCCAAGCCAAGATGCTACGCAAAGATTCAGGCTGATCGAATAGGCCATGCAAATAAGTGGCAATCATTTGCCCGTCGGGCGACCCCCAACCGTCACTGCGACCATCATACAAAGCAGCAAAACGCGGCCATTCGGGCTGAGTTGTATCACACCAAGTCGAGCGACCAACGTGAATTTCGTAGCCTTTGATTGTAGCCTGATCGGCGATTATCTGCCCCGCCACATTGATCAACTGCTTTTCGGCCTCTAATACCGTAGCAATGGGTATATACCCCAACCCCTTTGCAGATATTGCCCCTGACTCAATACCCATCGGATCAGCAATCGTCTCGCCCAAAATTTGCAACCCACCACACACGCCAATCACTTTGCCGCCATAGCGCAAATGCCGCGCAATTTGCTTATCCCACCCTTGCGCGCGCAAATGCGCCAAATCGCCCAGCGTGTTTTTGCTGCCGGGGATAATCAGCAAATCGCATTCGGGCAGCGGCTGATTAGGGTTGGCGAACTCGCAGCGCACACTCGGTAGGCGGCGCAGCGGGTCGAAATCGGTGTGGTTCGAGATATGTGGCAAGGTGGCGATGACGATGCGAAATTCACCGTCGGCATTGGCCACCATTTTAGGTAGCGCGTCTTCGGCGGCGATTTCCAGCCCATGCAAATACGGCACCACCGCCAGCACCGGCTTACCAGTTTTTTCTTCCAGCCAATCGCAGCCGGGTTGCAACAGGCTAATATCGCCGCGAAAACGATTAATAATAAAACCTTGAATTCTTGCCTGCTCAGACTCGCTCAAGCACGCCAGCGTGCCGACAAAATGCGCAAATACGCCGCCGCGGTCGATATCGGCCACCAGCCACACCGGGCAATCGGCCTCTTCGGCAAAGCCCATATTGGCAATATCGCCTTGCCGTAAATTGACTTCGGCGGGGCTACCCGCGCCTTCGACAATCACCCAATCATATTGCGCCGCCAAGCGAGCCCACGACTCAAACACCGCGCGTTTGGCCGTGGTTTTGTAATCGTGATAATCCACCGCATCCAGATTGCCGATTGATTTGCCTTGAATAATCACCTGCGCGCGGCAATCGCTCGAGGGTTTGAGCAGCACCGGATTCATATCGGTGTGCGCAGCCAAGCCACACGCCACCGCCTGCACCGCCTGCGCACGCCCAATCTCGCCACCGTCCTCAGTCACCGCTGAGTTCAGCGCCATATTTTGCGGCTTGAATGGCGCCACTTTGACGCCACGACGCAGCAGCAAACGACATAGCGCAGCAGTTAAAGTCGATTTACCTGCATCGGACGTGCAGCCTTGAATCATTAGCGTGGGCATGATTTATCCAGATGGGTATAACCCTAAAAGCCATATTAGAAATTAGCTTCAGAGCAATACCCTTATTGATTATCGAGCAAGAATTGTTTTTGCGTCGCGACAAAATCGGCCAAGTGCGACAAGAACGGCGCATGCGCGGCTTTGTAGTGCAATTTAAATTGCGCCTGCGGCAAGGTTTTGGCGAGCCACATGCCGGCGTCGAGCGGCGTTAAGGTGTCGCGATCGCCGTATTGCAGCAGCACGGGGCAATCGACCTTGACCACTTCGGCGCGCAAATCGGTATCGCGCAGGATATTGAGGCCATCGGCCAGATGCGCGAGTTTTGGTTCGCCGTGTTTGAATAAATCAGCCAGCAATTCACGCGTCACTTCGCGCGCGCTGG from Chitinibacter sp. SCUT-21 encodes the following:
- the dnaX gene encoding DNA polymerase III subunit gamma/tau, whose product is MAYQVLARKWRPKTFAQLVGQEHVIKALANAFASERLHHAYLLTGTRGVGKTTIARIMAKALNCETGITSEPCGVCSACTQIDAGRFVDLLEIDAASNTGIDNIREVLDNAQYSPTAGRFKVYIIDEVHMLSKSAFNAMLKTLEEPPSHVKFILATTDPQKVPITVLSRCLQFSLRQMTPQQVSGHLNKVLEAEQVKFEPLALNLLGHAANGSMRDALSLLDQAIAHGAGQVEEAGVRAMLGAVDQSYLFDLLDALAAHDGPRLLQTADAIASRGLSYEAALHELANVLHQVALTQAVPNALADDLPQRGQILAAAQALSPEDTQLYYQIALHGRRDLPLAPDEYAGFTMTLLRMLAFAPAKPEQVNQMVSPAKPEQVSGNISQAKPEQICGNISPAQPTASAAPSPAAPTNSASASVQSGATPQGKPEQAAQTIAAREPVPAAAPKAEPAPSYADLEPPPWHSEAAEAIYQASEPAPQYVAEPAQAVPVLESAPSALPVRENKPAEPFNGDWRGLVVQLKLGAAGMLAQNAQLMGYSDIHIDLQVAEEHRAVATRDYQDKLRSALSEHFGREITVNVNIGEIAGETPAIMLVRENAARQETAVAAIQNDPFIQTLVRDMGGTIDAASIKPL
- a CDS encoding YbaB/EbfC family nucleoid-associated protein, which codes for MFNKGGLGGLMKQAQQMQENMKKAQDELANVEVEGQSGAGLVKITLTCANVVKRVAIDDSLLSDDKDILEDLIAAAFNDALRKAESTSQEKMGALTAGLPLPPGMKFPF
- the recR gene encoding recombination mediator RecR translates to MSTPRSLNNLIEALRVLPGVGPKSATRMAFHLVQRDQDGAARLAQSLMEALGTLKHCRHCNTFTEADVCDICSDEQRNHAQLCVVEMPTDLMSIEHTRSYEGLYFVLMGRLSPLDGIGPKDIALAQLLKRASDGVVEEVVLATNFTTEGEATAHYLAEMLRARGLKVSRIARGLPVGGELEHVDPGTLAQALIERRGL
- a CDS encoding P-II family nitrogen regulator, whose product is MKKIEAIIKPFKLDEVREALSELGISGLTVTEVKGFGRQKGHTELYRGAEYVVDFLPKVKIEVVLSDDQVDTAIEGIIKAAHTGKIGDGKIFVSPVEHVVRIRTGETNDQAV
- a CDS encoding ATP-binding protein translates to MPRQLLSLFKKPQLQWQLFVPLCALWLLLGGVGVLVLTQVVRDQLQQQVLERARAMAQTTQYAAESASNLASIQRYISAMAADPKIQSALIIAGSPPRIIVANELALRGQSVANLADVELKQDIEHVMTQTLPYVDFDSEHGDNLLEYGEPLLLNHFQVGRENVQSGTLILLISTDEIQRAVDRTILLLGGIFTLLLIFMGGGLLWLIKGHVLRPLDGLLATVAKRSAGSDAMVPPMRANELAHLGEALNIMFQQDDEQRIQLSIQERVLSEQLAQLQLAASALKMGTWSYHLPSQCLQWSEALYALYGVATDQFTDPEQVQRHLLSLKDREVEHQQLFALSAEHPSYSHVFAIERQGQKAFLLNAGRLEGEFVIGLCLDVTELKMAQLQAEQANQAKSSFLANMSHEIRTPMNAVLGFAELLADAGLNEQQRDYVAHIQMAGEALLALINDILDFSKIESGHLDLECIAFDLEGVIKNSQEIVSGKVKEKGLALRVELPPGRNWRVMGDPSRLRQVLLNLLNNAIKFTSKGYVALSVEVVDQDEHTCLYTIRVRDSGVGMDEAGMARLFQPFSQADASTTRKFGGTGLGLSISKRLVAAMGGSIAVQSTLGEGSCFTVQLSLAQAPEPASLTFADLAGKQIVLLHDQPEPNLVLLSQLRQLECHLATCPLDQPQLATDTDVVVFELGPHTDPAQALAQTRQQFPALSRAVLVSAAGVGGARQASEAGYSAYIGLPAQVGGIAQCLSAVVAATSPAGLLTVHQVREAQNSMLSVLLVDDNLVNLKVTQLLLQKQGCKVDVASDGLQAVQKISESNYALVLMDCQMPIMDGFIATRLIRTKLSAAQLPIIALTANAFKEDELQCYEAGMNDYLSKPVTQEGLKRILARWGNQSLE
- a CDS encoding ABC transporter substrate-binding protein, whose amino-acid sequence is MLAIRAICILCSVLILTACSASKPKEPLRVGFNPWPGYEFLYLAKMKGFYEKAGLDVKLIELNSLGDVRRAFERGQIDVMATTLVEVAVAAENSGKKIKVVAVVDTSAGADVMIARKPLASVQALAGKRVGMEGITVDVLNAHYALQSAKLSLKDVQVVTLAQDDLMQELEAGRLDAVQTYPPYSIKLLADQRYQAVFDTSKIAGKVIDVISVDAQVLENRPQDIKALVHSFFAAMDDFKVNRQADAHLMGARSGGNAESYLAGLDGLQLIDQTDQVKYLQANGLARQSLQETGAALQAAGVLKKPLQADAFLTDQTLAFYQ
- a CDS encoding cobyric acid synthase, whose amino-acid sequence is MPTLMIQGCTSDAGKSTLTAALCRLLLRRGVKVAPFKPQNMALNSAVTEDGGEIGRAQAVQAVACGLAAHTDMNPVLLKPSSDCRAQVIIQGKSIGNLDAVDYHDYKTTAKRAVFESWARLAAQYDWVIVEGAGSPAEVNLRQGDIANMGFAEEADCPVWLVADIDRGGVFAHFVGTLACLSESEQARIQGFIINRFRGDISLLQPGCDWLEEKTGKPVLAVVPYLHGLEIAAEDALPKMVANADGEFRIVIATLPHISNHTDFDPLRRLPSVRCEFANPNQPLPECDLLIIPGSKNTLGDLAHLRAQGWDKQIARHLRYGGKVIGVCGGLQILGETIADPMGIESGAISAKGLGYIPIATVLEAEKQLINVAGQIIADQATIKGYEIHVGRSTWCDTTQPEWPRFAALYDGRSDGWGSPDGQMIATYLHGLFDQPESLRSILAWAGCGADVRELADASDLLEREIDRLADALDQAIDWPQAYRAGLNINSQ